From one Nycticebus coucang isolate mNycCou1 chromosome 14, mNycCou1.pri, whole genome shotgun sequence genomic stretch:
- the LOC128564339 gene encoding olfactory receptor 5D13-like has protein sequence MISAEGNQSSGSNFILLGFSEYADLQVPLFLVFLTVYMVTVLGNLGMVVIIRVNPKLHTPMYYFLSHLSFVDFCYSTTVTPKLLENLVVEDRTISFTGCITQFSFVCIFAVAETFMLAVMAYDRFVAVCDPLLYTVVMSPKLCASLVAIPYMWGIFCSLTLTCFLMGLSICGSNILNNFFCEFSVIMSVSCYAPYIIQVLFLVIVIFDEVSSLIIILTTYVLIFVTILRMPSAGGRQKAFSTCASHLTAITIFHGTVLFLYCVPNSKNSWLIVKVGSVFYSVIIPMLNPLIYSLRNKDVKESVRKLMDHPT, from the coding sequence ATGATATCTGCAGAAGGAAATCAGAGTTCTGGATCCAACTTTATCCTCTTGGGCTTCTCCGAATATGCTGACCTCCAGGTGCCCTTGTTTCTGGTGTTCCTGACCGTCTACATGGTCACTGTGCTGGGGAACCTGGGCATGGTTGTGATCATCAGGGTCAACCCCAAActccacacccccatgtactaTTTCCTCAGCCACTTGTCCTTTGTTGACTTCTGTTATTCCACCACGGTGACACCCAAACTGCTGGAGAACTTGGTTGTGGAAGACAGGACCATCTCCTTCACGGGCTGCATCACGCAGTTCTCCTTTGTCTGCATATTTGCTGTGGCAGAAACCTTCATGTTGGCCGTGATGGCCTACGACCGGTTTGTGGCAGTTTGTGACCCTCTGCTCTACACAGTGGTCATGTCCCCAAAGCTCTGTGCATCCTTAGTTGCTATACCCTACATGTGGGGTATATTCTGTTCTCTGACACTCACCTGTTTTCTCATGGGACTATCCATCTGTGGCTCTAACATCCTCAACAATTTCTTCTGTGAGTTTTCCGTCATCATGTCTGTCTCCTGCTATGCCCCCTATATCATCCAAGTTCTTTTTTTGGTCATTGTAATATTTGATGAAGTGAGCAGCCTGATAATCATCCTTACTACTTATGTTCTCATCTTTGTCACTATCCTGAGAATGCCTTCTGCTGGTGGGCGCCAGAAAGCTTTCTCCACCTGTGCCTCCCACTTAACTGCCATCACCATTTTCCATGGGACTGTCCTCTTTCTTTATTGTGTACCCAACTCTAAAAACTCATGGCTTATAGTTAAAGTGGGTTCTGTATTTTATTCAGTCATCATCCCCATGCTGAATCCTTTGATCTACAGCCTGAGGAACAAAGATGTGAAAGAGAGTGTCAGGAAGTTAATGGACCACCCAACATAA